A genomic stretch from Terriglobia bacterium includes:
- a CDS encoding prepilin-type N-terminal cleavage/methylation domain-containing protein codes for MKQKGFTFVELMIAIAVMLVVMAAATSLYQKSVQVSTIVNQQSEMQTELRGAANQLARDLNQAGTGIPIGGIPIPSAASGTNPKFACDSIKCYLTAGNAFTQGYLYKVTPANGVGPNVVRASDAIVITYIDPGLNWSAYPTQVAALNGSSITMPAGTTPALNASDVGLNVGDVLLLQNSTGAAVGVVTNYVAATGVISFANLDPLNMNQSGATAGNIKSLEFSPVPGAAPYYPAITVSRVMMITYFIQQITTPNGPDTQLMRQVGARTPTPVADHIEDLQFTYDVFDTNTSTLTAALPDAAVGSPAVAVPNQIRKINITMSVRSPRPNAQGGYDHFSLTTSIGPRNLSFHDRYN; via the coding sequence ATGAAGCAAAAGGGATTTACATTCGTCGAGCTGATGATTGCCATCGCCGTCATGCTGGTGGTGATGGCGGCGGCCACGAGCTTGTACCAGAAGTCCGTGCAAGTCTCCACGATTGTGAATCAACAGTCGGAAATGCAGACTGAACTCAGAGGGGCGGCCAATCAACTGGCGCGTGATTTGAACCAGGCAGGGACCGGGATCCCCATTGGGGGGATTCCCATTCCCAGCGCAGCCTCCGGGACGAATCCCAAATTCGCTTGCGACAGCATTAAATGCTACCTGACGGCGGGCAACGCCTTTACGCAAGGATACTTATACAAGGTCACTCCTGCGAACGGCGTCGGGCCGAACGTAGTGCGAGCGAGTGACGCTATTGTCATCACCTACATTGACCCTGGGCTGAACTGGAGTGCCTACCCCACTCAGGTGGCTGCCCTAAATGGCAGCAGCATTACCATGCCGGCCGGCACAACCCCGGCGCTCAATGCTTCCGATGTCGGGTTGAATGTCGGCGACGTGTTGCTGCTGCAGAATTCGACCGGCGCTGCGGTCGGGGTGGTGACCAACTATGTCGCCGCCACCGGCGTGATCTCCTTTGCCAACCTTGATCCATTGAACATGAACCAGTCCGGCGCTACCGCAGGCAATATCAAGTCCTTGGAGTTTAGCCCGGTGCCCGGAGCCGCTCCCTATTACCCTGCGATTACCGTTTCTCGCGTCATGATGATCACCTACTTCATCCAGCAGATCACCACTCCCAACGGTCCGGATACGCAGTTGATGCGGCAAGTTGGTGCGAGAACTCCGACGCCGGTAGCGGACCACATTGAGGATTTGCAATTCACCTACGACGTCTTCGACACCAACACCAGCACTCTTACGGCAGCCTTGCCCGACGCGGCTGTCGGATCTCCTGCCGTTGCGGTACCGAACCAGATTCGAAAAATCAACATCACCATGTCGGTGCGCTCCCCCCGTCCCAATGCTCAAGGAGGTTACGACCACTTCTCCCTCACCACCTCCATTGGTCCGCGCAACCTGAGCTTCCACGACCGTTACAACTGA
- a CDS encoding TlpA family protein disulfide reductase — MPALSAGKAAPEVSLSDMRGKQFSLRDALQHGPVVLAFFKVTCPVCQYAMPFLERIYRAHRGKAQIVAVSQHPRKETQLFLREYDITMPVLLDVPEHYPASNAYHLTNVPTVFLIAPGGKIEVSSVGWERKDIERINRRVAEEASLPVPALFHRGESIVDSKPG, encoded by the coding sequence ATGCCTGCGCTCTCCGCGGGAAAAGCGGCGCCCGAGGTTTCGCTTTCCGACATGCGCGGCAAACAGTTTTCCCTGCGCGACGCCCTTCAGCACGGGCCGGTGGTGCTGGCCTTTTTCAAGGTCACCTGCCCGGTGTGCCAGTACGCCATGCCGTTCCTGGAGCGCATTTATCGCGCGCACCGGGGCAAGGCGCAGATCGTTGCCGTGTCGCAGCATCCCAGGAAAGAAACGCAACTGTTCCTACGCGAGTACGACATCACCATGCCGGTCCTGCTCGACGTTCCCGAACACTACCCGGCGTCGAACGCCTATCACCTGACCAACGTGCCCACGGTTTTTCTCATCGCGCCCGGAGGCAAAATCGAAGTCTCCAGCGTGGGTTGGGAGCGCAAGGACATCGAGAGGATCAACCGCCGCGTCGCCGAAGAAGCCTCGCTGCCCGTACCGGCGCTGTTCCACCGTGGAGAAAGCATTGTCGATTCCAAGCCCGGTTGA
- a CDS encoding PEGA domain-containing protein yields MLAHLLLIALLVCPAALTDDGTLRVKTDVADVEVFLDGQSVGKAPLTLTPVAVGAHHLALTKPGYVDHEEEVQVQAGATAKKFVIMKALPAEPPKLPAQFYAIHQHSAGTACSGILTVTAEAIDYRSHDGHDVFHIPIQQVRSLSRSMGTAWWTSGPLKTPSQYSACRLEVPGKSYGFFAYEEDPKLAGTPAENRVTKEATSAKTKEMFELIYRLWSESLEQRQHPKQAAN; encoded by the coding sequence ATGCTCGCTCATCTGCTGCTGATTGCTCTGCTGGTGTGCCCCGCGGCACTAACCGATGACGGCACATTGCGCGTCAAGACCGATGTCGCCGACGTGGAAGTCTTTCTCGATGGACAGAGCGTGGGCAAGGCTCCCTTGACCCTGACACCGGTAGCGGTGGGCGCGCATCATCTCGCGCTCACCAAGCCCGGCTACGTGGACCACGAGGAGGAAGTGCAGGTCCAGGCCGGGGCAACGGCCAAAAAGTTCGTCATCATGAAGGCGCTGCCGGCGGAGCCGCCAAAACTGCCGGCGCAGTTTTACGCCATCCATCAGCACTCGGCCGGGACAGCGTGCAGCGGCATTCTGACGGTGACCGCGGAGGCGATTGACTACCGTTCCCATGACGGCCATGACGTCTTTCACATTCCCATCCAGCAGGTTCGTTCGTTGTCGCGCTCCATGGGCACGGCGTGGTGGACCTCGGGACCTTTGAAAACCCCGTCGCAGTACAGCGCCTGCCGCCTGGAAGTGCCGGGAAAAAGCTATGGTTTCTTCGCTTACGAAGAAGACCCCAAGCTGGCGGGCACGCCCGCGGAGAATCGCGTCACCAAGGAGGCTACGAGCGCCAAGACCAAGGAAATGTTTGAACTGATCTACCGCCTGTGGTCGGAATCGCTGGAGCAGCGGCAACATCCCAAACAAGCCGCCAACTGA
- a CDS encoding nuclear transport factor 2 family protein, translating into MFKRLSPIALLFIFTPGCNMWSKPASGWTGATGGEQIEKLFWKDVQARNWAEVDRRVADTFAATGPGGTMDRAAFLRDLQKAPLADYSLSECTSQLNGGDMMVTCTLRANWAGQPSNASTLSVWQQLKKGWVMVAHSESKLGG; encoded by the coding sequence ATGTTCAAACGCCTCAGCCCCATTGCCCTGCTGTTCATCTTCACGCCGGGATGCAACATGTGGAGCAAGCCGGCCTCCGGCTGGACCGGCGCCACCGGCGGCGAACAGATCGAGAAGCTTTTCTGGAAGGATGTGCAGGCCAGGAATTGGGCCGAGGTAGACCGGCGTGTCGCCGACACCTTCGCCGCCACCGGCCCGGGCGGGACCATGGACCGCGCCGCCTTCCTGCGCGATCTGCAAAAGGCGCCGCTGGCCGATTATTCCCTCAGCGAATGTACGTCCCAGCTCAATGGCGGCGACATGATGGTCACCTGCACCCTGCGGGCGAATTGGGCCGGCCAACCCTCGAATGCCTCGACGCTGAGCGTCTGGCAGCAACTGAAAAAGGGCTGGGTCATGGTGGCGCATTCGGAGAGCAAACTCGGCGGGTAA
- a CDS encoding prepilin-type N-terminal cleavage/methylation domain-containing protein produces the protein MNKLPTSGPPTRAKPSPGFSLIEVMFAVVILSVGLMALLAVFAQAVSAARYSREDLVAKQKAREALESVYAARNDTAIAFSDIQNVSNGGIFNDGFQLLYLPGANGIVGTAQDTTTLDRIVLPGPDGKLGTADDVTVPLVNYRRQILITSVTNADGSTNPDLRRLAVTVRVTSPGRPQRDYVVTGFISRYP, from the coding sequence ATGAACAAGTTGCCAACATCGGGTCCGCCAACCAGGGCGAAGCCCTCGCCCGGCTTCAGCCTGATTGAAGTCATGTTCGCCGTGGTAATTCTCTCGGTGGGCCTCATGGCCCTTCTGGCCGTGTTTGCGCAGGCGGTATCGGCAGCGCGGTACTCGCGCGAGGATCTGGTCGCCAAGCAAAAGGCGCGTGAGGCGCTGGAAAGCGTGTACGCCGCCCGCAATGATACCGCGATTGCCTTTTCTGACATCCAAAATGTATCCAACGGCGGAATCTTCAATGACGGGTTTCAGCTTTTATATTTGCCCGGGGCTAACGGCATCGTGGGAACTGCGCAAGATACAACCACTTTGGATCGCATCGTTTTGCCCGGTCCCGATGGCAAGCTTGGCACCGCCGACGATGTAACCGTCCCGTTGGTTAACTACCGGCGCCAGATCCTGATCACAAGTGTTACGAATGCGGATGGCAGCACCAATCCGGACTTGCGGCGCCTCGCGGTCACGGTGCGGGTGACCAGTCCCGGACGTCCACAGCGCGACTACGTAGTCACCGGATTCATTTCTCGTTACCCGTAA
- a CDS encoding M28 family peptidase — protein sequence MRKTALLIVILALTTAPLLAQKSTTSKPKRATLQAAAPAALPPAAAAAMKSIDPQRIRAHVKFLASDLLEGRGTGQRGGDIAAEYIATELESYGLRPAGDNGTYMQKVPMVGILTEPSTSLYFLQAGKTQKLKLGDDIVAMDETQNEADDLDADVVFVGYGIEAPEYQWNDFKDADVRGKILLMFVNEPPSDDPKFFKGKALTYYGRWTYKYEEAARKGAVGVILIHQTDMASYGWDVVKNSWGGERSYLRADGQPKLKLASWVQLEIARKLLADSGQDLETLLKQAQSRDFKPIPLPVRVQGHLVSKIRPFVSQNVIAMLPGSDPKFKDQAVLYSAHYDHLGIHPEQPGDNIYNGAVDNATGCGILLEMARAYASAAQHPKRSILFASVTAEEQGLRGSEFLGKHPPVPAGNISLGLNFDGIAPNGIAEEIEVSGAERTTFFPTVEATAKEFNLAIKPDSNPSAGYYYRSDHFSFARVGIPAFSVNEGMKFKGHDAEWGIQQEREYNAQRYHQPSDEFHADWDFSGLAEVARFGFNLGWKAATETQGIGWQPGDEFEAKSCGRSVSRSLSHRWTNRPIERRTAGNPRNILLRVDSC from the coding sequence ATGCGAAAAACCGCTCTCTTAATTGTCATCCTCGCACTGACCACCGCGCCGCTGCTCGCGCAAAAGTCCACAACCTCGAAACCGAAGCGCGCAACCTTGCAAGCCGCTGCCCCGGCAGCGCTGCCGCCTGCCGCCGCCGCGGCCATGAAATCCATTGACCCGCAGCGCATTCGCGCCCATGTCAAGTTTCTTGCCAGCGACCTGCTGGAAGGACGCGGCACCGGCCAGCGCGGTGGCGACATCGCCGCCGAATACATCGCCACCGAGTTGGAGTCCTATGGCCTCAGGCCCGCCGGCGATAACGGCACCTACATGCAGAAGGTGCCGATGGTCGGCATCCTCACCGAACCTTCCACCAGCCTCTATTTCTTGCAGGCGGGCAAGACCCAGAAACTCAAGCTGGGCGACGACATCGTCGCCATGGATGAAACCCAGAACGAGGCCGACGACCTTGATGCCGACGTCGTCTTCGTCGGCTATGGCATTGAGGCTCCCGAATACCAGTGGAACGATTTCAAGGACGCCGACGTCCGCGGAAAAATTCTGCTGATGTTCGTCAACGAGCCGCCCTCCGACGACCCCAAATTCTTCAAGGGCAAGGCGCTCACCTACTACGGCCGCTGGACTTATAAATATGAGGAGGCGGCGCGCAAAGGCGCCGTCGGCGTCATTCTGATCCACCAAACCGACATGGCCAGCTACGGCTGGGACGTCGTCAAGAACTCCTGGGGCGGCGAGCGTTCCTACCTGCGCGCCGACGGCCAGCCCAAGCTCAAGCTCGCCTCCTGGGTGCAACTGGAAATCGCGCGCAAGCTGCTGGCCGATTCCGGCCAGGACCTGGAAACTCTGCTCAAGCAGGCGCAGTCGCGTGACTTCAAGCCCATCCCGCTGCCCGTGCGCGTGCAGGGCCATCTGGTCAGCAAGATTCGCCCCTTCGTTTCACAAAACGTGATCGCCATGCTGCCCGGCTCCGATCCCAAGTTCAAAGATCAGGCCGTCCTCTACAGCGCTCATTATGACCACCTCGGCATCCATCCCGAGCAGCCGGGCGACAACATTTACAACGGCGCGGTGGACAACGCCACCGGCTGCGGCATCCTGCTGGAAATGGCTCGCGCCTATGCTTCCGCGGCGCAGCATCCCAAGCGTTCCATTCTGTTTGCCTCCGTCACCGCCGAGGAACAGGGCCTGCGCGGCTCCGAATTCCTCGGCAAGCATCCTCCCGTGCCGGCGGGAAACATCAGCCTCGGCCTGAACTTTGACGGCATCGCGCCCAACGGCATCGCGGAGGAGATCGAAGTCTCCGGCGCCGAGCGCACTACATTCTTTCCCACCGTCGAGGCCACCGCCAAGGAGTTCAACCTCGCTATCAAACCCGATTCCAATCCTTCGGCCGGCTATTACTACCGCTCCGACCACTTCAGCTTCGCCCGCGTCGGCATTCCCGCCTTCTCGGTGAATGAAGGCATGAAATTCAAGGGACACGATGCGGAGTGGGGCATTCAGCAAGAGCGCGAGTACAACGCCCAGCGTTACCACCAGCCGAGCGACGAGTTCCATGCCGACTGGGACTTCTCCGGCCTGGCGGAGGTTGCTCGTTTCGGCTTTAATCTCGGCTGGAAGGCCGCTACCGAGACCCAGGGCATCGGCTGGCAGCCCGGCGACGAATTCGAGGCTAAGTCTTGCGGTCGATCAGTCTCTCGGTCGCTCAGTCACCGATGGACTAATCGGCCGATCGAGCGAAGGACCGCAGGAAACCCACGTAACATTCTCCTGCGCGTCGACTCGTGCTAA
- a CDS encoding radical SAM protein: MPTSPKPAFAPGRRAQFKVIQPQTTYTGSPITPLQKGLPRTTQSLCPECSELIEAMLIEDEGRVYMEKSCAAHGRFRDLISPDAKLYLKMENWHFGDNRGLKNPAIRNATRCPEQCGLCSMHISHTVLANVDLTNRCNLTCPVCFANANVQGYLYEPDINHVRRMLQALRDEQPVAGRVVQFSGGEPTIHPQFFEICAMARDMGFSHIQAATNGILLADLEFAQKAKENGLTTLYLQFDGICDDIYRRTRGASLMEKKLACIENCRQAGIKIVFVPTIVRGINDHQIGDIVRMAISNIDCVSGISFQPVAFTGRINRNELEAKRFTLGDWAHAMADQTGIFDPYQDFFPLSCVSPFSRLASSMRGEEVPTLTCNPHCSMGTYLFIDDKTKTAVPVTRFIDVGGMLQDMDEFSRSTRRSILQIFTKVKAWRSLRRHFKPQFAPPGLTFEKFLQTLQGMTDKKLGRDGMDGRYTYRTLLVAGMHFMDLYNYDVERVKRCVIHYAAPNGLIYPFCAYNSGPTFREKIEKKYSVPLEKPLCKL, encoded by the coding sequence ATTCCAACATCGCCGAAACCGGCCTTCGCCCCGGGCCGCCGCGCGCAATTCAAGGTCATCCAGCCGCAGACGACCTACACCGGTTCGCCGATCACACCCCTGCAAAAGGGCCTGCCTCGGACCACGCAATCGCTGTGCCCGGAGTGCAGCGAGTTGATCGAGGCGATGTTGATCGAAGACGAGGGCAGGGTGTACATGGAGAAGTCCTGCGCCGCGCATGGCCGTTTCCGCGACCTCATTTCTCCCGACGCGAAACTCTATCTGAAAATGGAGAACTGGCACTTCGGCGACAATCGCGGCCTCAAGAACCCGGCCATTCGCAACGCCACGCGCTGCCCCGAGCAGTGCGGATTGTGTTCCATGCACATCTCGCACACCGTGCTCGCCAACGTTGATCTCACCAACCGCTGCAACCTGACCTGTCCCGTTTGCTTCGCCAATGCCAACGTGCAGGGCTACCTCTACGAGCCCGACATCAACCACGTGCGCCGCATGCTGCAGGCGCTGCGCGACGAGCAGCCGGTGGCTGGACGCGTGGTGCAGTTTTCCGGCGGCGAGCCGACCATCCATCCGCAATTCTTTGAAATCTGCGCCATGGCGCGCGACATGGGCTTCTCCCACATTCAGGCGGCCACCAACGGCATCCTGCTCGCCGACCTCGAGTTTGCGCAGAAGGCGAAAGAGAACGGCCTGACCACGCTGTACCTGCAATTCGACGGCATCTGCGACGACATCTACCGCCGCACCCGCGGCGCGTCGTTGATGGAAAAGAAGCTGGCGTGCATCGAGAACTGCCGCCAGGCCGGCATCAAGATCGTGTTCGTGCCCACCATCGTGCGCGGCATCAACGATCACCAGATCGGCGACATCGTGCGCATGGCCATCAGTAACATCGATTGCGTCTCCGGCATCAGCTTTCAGCCGGTCGCCTTCACCGGGCGCATCAACCGCAACGAACTCGAAGCCAAGCGCTTCACCCTCGGCGACTGGGCGCATGCCATGGCCGATCAGACCGGAATCTTCGATCCGTACCAGGATTTCTTCCCGCTCTCCTGCGTTTCCCCGTTCTCGCGGCTGGCCTCGTCGATGCGCGGCGAAGAAGTTCCCACGCTCACCTGCAACCCGCATTGCTCGATGGGCACCTACCTTTTCATTGACGATAAGACCAAGACCGCGGTGCCCGTGACCCGCTTTATTGACGTCGGCGGCATGCTCCAGGACATGGACGAGTTTTCGCGCTCCACGCGCCGCTCCATCCTGCAGATCTTCACCAAGGTGAAAGCGTGGAGGTCGCTGCGGCGCCACTTCAAGCCGCAATTCGCGCCCCCGGGGCTGACCTTCGAGAAATTTCTCCAGACGCTGCAGGGCATGACCGACAAGAAACTCGGCCGTGACGGCATGGATGGCCGCTACACCTACCGCACCCTGCTGGTCGCGGGCATGCACTTCATGGACCTGTATAACTACGACGTCGAGCGCGTGAAGCGCTGCGTCATTCACTACGCCGCGCCCAACGGACTGATCTACCCGTTCTGCGCTTACAACTCCGGCCCCACCTTCCGCGAGAAGATCGAGAAGAAGTACTCAGTGCCGCTGGAAAAACCGCTTTGCAAGTTGTGA
- a CDS encoding A/G-specific adenine glycosylase: MVRAALLRWFAAHRRPLPWRKTCDPYRIWISEIMLQQTRVGAVLEHYAEFLRRFPDLDSLAAARLHDVLAAWSGLGYYRRARALHRAARIIVRDHGGNLPGNADALQSLPGIGRYTASAIASIAFHEPCAVVDGNVERVLRRLLGWRKQPLSRIWNAAQQLLSRQSPGNFNQAMMELGALVCLPVSPRCEACPVRRLCATCGPLQRPARPPRKTAEITYGLAARDDRVYLVRRGRRESLMPGMWELPQLNGDCAGNGAGDGAPHLPGFGGCGSLKPDFTLRHSITVTDHTVHVCRVPAAGLRGGRWFRLQDAPTLPLTGLARRILRRAALI, translated from the coding sequence ATGGTTCGCGCCGCCCTTCTGCGCTGGTTCGCCGCCCACCGCCGCCCTTTGCCGTGGCGTAAAACCTGTGACCCCTACCGCATCTGGATTTCTGAAATCATGCTACAGCAGACCAGGGTCGGCGCCGTGCTCGAGCATTACGCCGAATTTCTCCGCCGTTTTCCCGACCTGGACTCGCTCGCCGCCGCCAGGCTGCATGACGTGCTGGCCGCCTGGAGCGGCCTCGGGTATTACCGCCGAGCCCGAGCGCTGCACCGCGCGGCGCGCATCATCGTGCGCGACCACGGCGGTAACCTGCCTGGCAACGCGGACGCTCTGCAATCTCTCCCCGGCATCGGCCGCTACACCGCCAGTGCCATCGCCAGCATCGCCTTTCATGAACCTTGCGCGGTGGTGGACGGCAACGTCGAGCGTGTCCTACGCCGCTTGCTCGGTTGGCGCAAGCAACCCCTGTCGCGAATCTGGAATGCCGCCCAGCAATTGCTCAGCCGGCAGTCGCCCGGCAACTTCAACCAGGCGATGATGGAATTGGGCGCGCTCGTCTGCCTGCCCGTATCCCCGCGCTGTGAGGCCTGCCCGGTTCGTCGCCTGTGCGCGACCTGCGGTCCGCTCCAGCGTCCCGCCAGGCCGCCGCGCAAAACCGCCGAGATCACCTACGGCCTTGCCGCCCGCGACGATCGTGTCTATCTCGTCCGCCGTGGCCGGCGCGAGTCGCTTATGCCCGGCATGTGGGAGCTTCCCCAACTCAACGGCGATTGTGCCGGCAACGGTGCGGGCGATGGTGCCCCACATCTGCCGGGGTTCGGCGGATGTGGGTCCTTGAAGCCCGACTTCACCCTCCGCCACTCCATCACCGTCACTGACCACACCGTCCACGTCTGCCGCGTTCCCGCCGCCGGTCTGCGCGGTGGCCGCTGGTTTCGGCTTCAGGACGCCCCGACTCTTCCCCTCACCGGATTGGCGCGCAGGATTCTCCGCCGCGCCGCACTGATTTAG